A single genomic interval of Stieleria maiorica harbors:
- a CDS encoding sulfatase family protein produces the protein MRGLLMCRRWGTLAVVLVAIVSRAVIARADERPNVLLITADDLGLQLSCYGDSYADTPNIDRLANRSVRFRTAYVSQASCSPSRSSMFTGLYPHGNGQYGLLNANVGFRVHEHLVDSLLPNVLKDHGYRTGIIGKLHVGPEKEFAFDVRHGEGFGSRDVRLQVDFARKFLRQDDDAPWFLMFNLFDPHVARQRMPGGRRGPQFFPDTVKGLPKNVLGPEDVVPWPWQQIDTPEQRTKIAGYYNCVHRIDAAIGMLDDVLQQTGNWDNTLVVFLGDHGPPFTRGKTSCYESGLRVPFLVRWPGISQPHVSDRLVSSVDIYPTILDAAGIELPSPRHGRSLRSVLAAQNDAADWRQTLVGEFHYHGATPFFPRRAITDGRYKLINNLRAGEASAIDSVDGDSAYAQAQTLPENHPARIAMERLKNPPQWELYDLENDPIEFHNLAGDADVSDVQSRLQRSLHQWQKQTEDPFGDVEFRNTIEQRYQAKP, from the coding sequence ATGCGTGGTTTATTGATGTGCCGCCGATGGGGCACGCTGGCGGTCGTCTTGGTGGCGATCGTTTCACGGGCCGTCATTGCACGGGCTGATGAGCGGCCGAACGTTCTGTTGATCACGGCGGACGACCTGGGGCTGCAACTGTCGTGCTACGGGGATTCCTATGCCGACACGCCGAACATCGACCGATTGGCGAACCGATCGGTCCGCTTTCGCACCGCTTACGTCAGCCAAGCGTCGTGCAGCCCCTCGCGTTCGTCGATGTTCACCGGCTTGTACCCCCACGGCAACGGGCAGTACGGATTGCTGAACGCCAATGTCGGGTTTCGCGTCCACGAGCATCTGGTCGACTCGCTGTTGCCCAACGTCTTGAAAGACCACGGCTATCGGACGGGGATCATCGGCAAGCTTCACGTCGGGCCGGAAAAGGAATTCGCGTTTGACGTGCGACACGGCGAAGGATTCGGCAGCCGCGACGTCCGGTTGCAAGTCGATTTTGCACGCAAGTTCCTGCGGCAAGACGACGACGCGCCGTGGTTTCTGATGTTCAATCTGTTCGATCCCCATGTGGCCAGACAGCGAATGCCGGGCGGTCGGCGTGGACCGCAATTCTTTCCCGACACGGTCAAGGGGTTGCCGAAAAACGTGCTCGGCCCTGAGGACGTCGTTCCTTGGCCCTGGCAACAGATCGACACGCCGGAGCAGCGCACCAAGATCGCCGGCTATTACAACTGCGTCCACCGCATCGATGCGGCGATCGGGATGTTGGACGACGTGCTGCAGCAAACCGGCAACTGGGATAACACGCTGGTGGTGTTTCTGGGCGATCACGGTCCGCCGTTCACGCGTGGAAAAACCAGTTGTTACGAATCCGGGCTGCGAGTCCCGTTCCTGGTCCGCTGGCCCGGCATTTCCCAGCCGCATGTTTCCGATCGGCTGGTGAGCAGCGTGGACATCTATCCGACGATCCTGGATGCAGCTGGCATCGAACTGCCGTCACCCCGCCATGGTCGCTCACTGCGAAGCGTCTTGGCAGCGCAGAACGACGCAGCCGATTGGCGGCAAACGCTGGTCGGTGAATTCCACTACCACGGTGCGACACCGTTCTTCCCGCGCCGGGCGATCACCGACGGACGGTACAAGCTGATTAATAACCTGCGAGCCGGTGAAGCATCCGCGATCGACTCGGTCGACGGAGACAGCGCCTACGCCCAAGCCCAAACGCTGCCCGAAAACCACCCGGCCCGGATCGCGATGGAAAGGCTCAAAAACCCGCCCCAGTGGGAGTTATACGATCTGGAAAATGATCCGATCGAGTTCCACAATCTGGCCGGAGACGCCGACGTTTCCGACGTCCAATCGCGACTTCAGCGTTCGTTGCATCAGTGGCAGAAACAAACGGAAGACCCGTTCGGTGACGTCGAATTCCGGAACACGATCGAACAGCGTTACCAGGCGAAACCGTAA
- a CDS encoding sulfatase-like hydrolase/transferase, protein MKASAPTLLLAVLFSAALHAQTESDPPNILLLFADDLGYETLGCYGGQDFQTPHLDRLAAGGMRFKRAYTSPVCTPSRMSLYTGTYASQHGYYNVLPVHVGTKQAVDFRERFATFPQLLRKAGYATSVTGKWQLAALEFHPEHCRDAGFDSWCVWQIWRRGAKTTRYWNPCLNHDGRIRDDIADRFGPDVLADYVIDQMKSAVDAGRPFYIHHNMLLPHVPIIDTPAERASGQPASLGRMIHYMDALCGRIIAAVDQLGIANQTYVIFMGDNGTDSQARRKTNAGPVSGGKRDLNDAGTHIPLIVRRPGTIASGTVADDLIDMADWFPTLCDLAGITLPAGIELDGVSFASRLHGGEPSSRMWITGGIRNEMSYFDGQWRIRTGTEQVIDARHLPHETVLEIVPAEAELPIKRLRSAAVLQRQRGE, encoded by the coding sequence ATGAAGGCATCCGCCCCCACCCTCCTCCTTGCCGTTCTGTTTTCCGCCGCCCTGCACGCGCAGACCGAATCCGATCCCCCGAACATCCTGCTGCTGTTTGCCGATGACCTGGGGTACGAAACATTGGGGTGCTACGGCGGACAGGATTTCCAGACGCCGCACTTGGACCGTCTGGCCGCTGGCGGCATGCGGTTCAAACGGGCGTACACGAGCCCCGTCTGCACGCCGTCGCGGATGAGTCTGTACACGGGAACGTATGCATCACAGCATGGTTATTACAACGTCCTGCCGGTGCATGTCGGGACGAAGCAGGCGGTGGATTTCCGCGAGCGGTTTGCGACGTTTCCGCAGTTGTTACGCAAGGCCGGGTATGCGACGTCGGTCACGGGCAAGTGGCAGCTGGCGGCGCTCGAGTTTCATCCCGAACATTGTCGCGACGCCGGTTTCGATTCGTGGTGCGTCTGGCAGATCTGGCGGCGGGGTGCCAAGACGACGCGTTATTGGAATCCGTGTCTGAACCACGACGGCCGGATTCGCGACGACATCGCCGATCGTTTCGGTCCAGACGTGCTGGCCGATTACGTGATCGACCAGATGAAGTCCGCCGTCGATGCCGGACGGCCGTTTTACATTCACCACAACATGCTGCTGCCGCATGTGCCGATCATCGACACGCCCGCCGAACGTGCCAGCGGCCAGCCGGCGAGCCTGGGCCGGATGATTCACTACATGGACGCCCTGTGTGGCCGCATCATCGCCGCAGTGGACCAACTGGGCATCGCCAACCAGACGTACGTCATTTTCATGGGCGATAACGGCACGGATTCGCAAGCGCGCCGCAAAACGAATGCTGGTCCCGTGTCCGGTGGCAAACGCGACCTCAACGACGCCGGAACGCACATCCCACTGATCGTGCGGCGCCCCGGCACCATCGCGTCCGGTACGGTAGCCGACGACCTGATCGACATGGCCGACTGGTTCCCGACCCTTTGCGATCTGGCCGGCATCACGCTGCCAGCGGGCATCGAACTTGACGGTGTCTCGTTCGCATCGCGTCTGCATGGCGGTGAACCATCATCACGCATGTGGATCACCGGCGGCATTCGCAACGAGATGAGTTACTTCGACGGGCAATGGCGGATCCGAACGGGCACCGAACAAGTCATCGACGCACGTCACCTGCCGCACGAAACCGTGCTGGAGATCGTCCCCGCCGAAGCCGAATTGCCGATCAAGCGGCTACGATCGGCCGCCGTGTTGCAGCGGCAGCGCGGAGAGTGA
- a CDS encoding sigma-70 family RNA polymerase sigma factor produces the protein MVDDDRAEQFIQLLAQHERRLAAYVLTFVPRSADADDILQETKLALWRSFDQFEIGTNFGAWARQAALNRIFDFRKRKGRESQHLVFSDDCLQQLADAFEQDAPRRETQLERLSDCVAKLSPNHRRILSLRYGEGLQMQAVADRIDRTVPATYRVLSRIRLVLRDCVRGISDGVLPASESAR, from the coding sequence ATGGTTGATGATGATCGAGCCGAACAGTTCATTCAGCTGCTCGCCCAGCACGAGCGTCGTCTGGCTGCGTACGTGCTCACCTTCGTGCCTCGATCGGCCGATGCGGACGACATTCTCCAGGAGACCAAATTGGCGCTGTGGCGTTCGTTCGATCAATTTGAGATCGGAACCAACTTTGGTGCCTGGGCGAGACAGGCGGCGCTGAACCGAATCTTTGATTTCCGCAAGCGAAAGGGGCGTGAGAGCCAACACCTGGTTTTCTCCGATGACTGTTTGCAACAGTTGGCCGACGCGTTTGAACAAGACGCCCCTCGGCGAGAAACGCAGCTGGAACGATTGTCCGACTGTGTCGCCAAACTGTCGCCGAATCACCGTCGGATCCTGTCGCTGCGTTATGGAGAAGGGTTGCAGATGCAAGCCGTTGCTGATCGGATCGATCGCACCGTGCCGGCCACCTACCGCGTTCTCAGCCGGATTCGGCTGGTTTTGCGTGATTGTGTTCGAGGGATTAGTGACGGCGTCCTGCCAGCGTCGGAGTCGGCACGATGA
- a CDS encoding FecR domain-containing protein yields MNNHDREQLFLWVEKQLDDSLDPGESDQLQRVLMANPEARELYLDLMQQNAHLQLERVHLSAVGRGPVVAEDEPPPLRGRPGRRNAWLAAMIGLAAMVLLAVWWNFPDDDAPATTPFVAQIIDSSDAEWGDSTLPTAVGSNLHRGRLRIERGLTTIRFASGAEVTLESPAELEIQSSFRGRLLAGTAVVQVPESAHGFTLSTPTAVAIDHGTAFAVTIERSSQVSSIEVLDGEVEVQHVGSDAMRRLSGQQRVVATVAGLRDSPTHSGEPELMEVDRSDSQHQKLHRITTADGRGRDGSISRSQADEVKNNSRDGLVLVKNPYDGYERYSRKGYFAFDLGSLNGDAIATAKFVLTLQPSGFGFASQVGDCEFVVYGLADESGDDWSPQTLNWQTAPANAEGAADVDAGRARELGRFVVRRGRQHGQVWIAGDALVDFLNADTNGIVTLIVVRATKERSPGGLVHGFANRSNAVAAPPALLVGPNSP; encoded by the coding sequence ATGAACAACCATGATCGGGAACAGCTTTTTCTGTGGGTCGAAAAGCAACTGGACGATTCGCTGGATCCGGGAGAAAGTGATCAGCTTCAACGCGTGCTGATGGCGAATCCGGAGGCGCGCGAGTTGTACCTTGACTTGATGCAGCAAAACGCCCATTTGCAACTTGAACGTGTTCATCTTTCTGCGGTCGGCAGGGGACCGGTTGTCGCGGAGGATGAGCCCCCGCCGTTACGCGGTCGGCCGGGCCGACGCAACGCGTGGCTGGCCGCGATGATCGGTTTGGCCGCGATGGTCTTGCTGGCGGTGTGGTGGAACTTTCCCGACGACGACGCACCAGCGACCACTCCGTTCGTCGCGCAAATCATCGATTCGTCGGATGCAGAATGGGGCGACAGCACGTTGCCGACAGCGGTCGGGTCGAATCTTCACCGCGGACGACTAAGGATCGAGCGTGGTTTGACCACGATCCGCTTTGCTTCGGGCGCCGAAGTGACGTTGGAATCACCTGCCGAATTGGAAATTCAATCGTCGTTTCGCGGGCGACTGCTGGCGGGAACGGCCGTGGTCCAGGTGCCCGAATCGGCTCATGGATTCACGCTTTCCACACCGACCGCGGTGGCGATTGATCATGGGACCGCGTTCGCCGTGACGATTGAGCGTTCTTCCCAGGTGTCATCGATCGAAGTTCTTGACGGCGAGGTGGAAGTGCAGCATGTCGGATCCGACGCCATGCGTCGCCTGAGCGGTCAGCAACGCGTCGTTGCTACTGTGGCCGGGCTTCGCGATTCGCCAACCCACAGTGGCGAGCCGGAGTTGATGGAAGTGGATCGTTCAGATTCCCAGCATCAAAAGCTGCACCGGATCACCACTGCAGATGGCCGTGGCAGGGACGGTTCGATCAGTCGCAGCCAAGCGGACGAGGTGAAGAACAACAGTCGCGACGGGCTGGTGCTGGTCAAGAACCCATATGACGGGTATGAACGATACAGCCGCAAAGGATACTTCGCCTTTGACCTCGGTTCGCTCAACGGTGATGCGATCGCCACAGCGAAGTTTGTACTCACTTTGCAGCCGAGTGGATTCGGATTTGCAAGCCAAGTGGGTGATTGCGAGTTCGTCGTTTACGGACTGGCCGACGAATCAGGCGACGATTGGTCGCCGCAGACCTTGAACTGGCAGACTGCACCAGCCAACGCCGAGGGGGCTGCTGACGTCGATGCCGGTCGGGCTCGCGAATTAGGTCGATTCGTCGTCCGGCGGGGCAGACAGCACGGCCAGGTTTGGATCGCGGGCGACGCACTGGTCGACTTTTTGAACGCGGACACCAACGGAATCGTGACACTGATTGTCGTTCGCGCAACCAAGGAGCGTTCCCCGGGTGGATTGGTTCACGGCTTCGCCAATCGGTCCAACGCCGTTGCCGCGCCCCCGGCGCTGCTGGTCGGACCGAATTCTCCGTGA
- a CDS encoding SOUL family heme-binding protein, translating to MKRRMIYWAATLGIVGVAMAAWTMTARAGYESAEYEVIESDGNIEIREYPDLMLAATDSKMDSQGRDGSFMRLFRYISGANQDDQKIAMTTPVFMEGEIGKSDVSMGFVMPKEVAAQGVPEPKGEGVEIRKREGGRFAVIRFPGRLDTQLAKQQETKLRKWMEARGLSGAAKAEAAGYDPPFTPAPLRRNEVLIRLTDAENLEAATVRETKTDG from the coding sequence ATGAAACGACGAATGATCTATTGGGCAGCGACTCTGGGGATCGTCGGGGTCGCGATGGCGGCCTGGACGATGACGGCGCGGGCCGGGTACGAGTCGGCCGAATACGAGGTGATCGAATCGGACGGCAACATCGAGATCCGCGAGTATCCGGATTTGATGCTCGCGGCGACCGATTCAAAGATGGACTCCCAGGGCCGCGACGGCAGCTTCATGCGGCTGTTTCGATACATCAGCGGGGCGAACCAAGACGACCAGAAAATCGCGATGACGACGCCCGTGTTCATGGAAGGCGAGATCGGCAAGTCGGACGTTTCGATGGGGTTTGTGATGCCCAAGGAGGTGGCCGCCCAGGGCGTGCCGGAACCCAAGGGTGAAGGCGTCGAGATTCGCAAACGCGAGGGCGGGCGTTTCGCCGTGATCCGCTTTCCCGGTCGGCTCGACACGCAACTGGCCAAGCAGCAAGAAACCAAGCTGCGCAAGTGGATGGAAGCGCGGGGGCTGAGCGGCGCGGCAAAAGCGGAGGCGGCCGGCTACGACCCGCCATTCACGCCGGCCCCCCTGCGTCGCAACGAGGTCCTGATTCGCTTGACGGATGCTGAGAACTTAGAGGCTGCAACCGTCCGCGAAACGAAGACGGACGGGTGA
- a CDS encoding SHD1 domain-containing protein, translating into MTFTTVRLLLIGGIAFVFGANAKAEPLRYQLQPDEVVAYTVTITADTPSSVDTMKGVIAFTGKRSEGETMTVEYSGGLSKSVKTKSSGGGPRRGGFGPRRGGPPIPRGPFDRPDFRGLTQSTSTLVLTNTGGVESMRGDSQLPFLLGNLSLLPFDALPEQETNRWQDGSGLTITSRSSNNSRFGPRFGPFANDNDESVKTGGGETASYEIQRQDGNLVTIRKTYSLSSPAANSKETGFEMQGNGTWIFHRELGVTESMDFKADLAIQSNNTEVKIPVTVAFERMPEEEYAAHVKARQERIADLQKQAAERRARQAAAAKEQEGKPLTEQVKREVMADLNSSQWPTIANRLRRMKGYKPHPDDFDVAMRVKELQSHKVIGVSMAAKNLWKGIEPVIDTTNQPAAPTGTSNPFATAEEKMEGARGMRQWSDNTGSFQVEAQFVRIDGANVVLERADGKELRVPIARLSTADQAVVRSLASE; encoded by the coding sequence ATGACGTTCACAACAGTTCGTTTGCTTTTGATCGGTGGCATTGCGTTTGTGTTCGGCGCAAACGCGAAAGCCGAACCGTTGCGGTACCAACTCCAGCCCGACGAGGTGGTCGCCTACACGGTGACCATCACTGCGGACACGCCATCGTCGGTCGATACCATGAAAGGGGTCATCGCCTTCACCGGAAAGCGAAGCGAAGGCGAAACGATGACGGTCGAGTACAGCGGTGGACTGAGCAAGTCGGTCAAAACCAAGTCCTCCGGTGGCGGTCCGCGGAGAGGCGGATTCGGTCCGCGCCGGGGTGGCCCCCCGATCCCGCGCGGCCCCTTCGATCGCCCCGATTTCCGCGGGCTCACCCAATCCACCAGCACCCTGGTCTTGACCAATACGGGCGGGGTCGAAAGCATGCGCGGTGATTCCCAATTGCCGTTCCTGTTGGGCAACCTGTCATTGTTACCCTTCGATGCACTCCCCGAACAAGAGACAAATCGATGGCAGGACGGTAGCGGCCTGACCATCACATCGCGGTCATCAAACAACTCTCGATTCGGACCGAGATTCGGCCCCTTCGCCAACGACAATGACGAATCGGTCAAGACCGGCGGCGGTGAAACAGCCAGCTACGAAATTCAGCGTCAGGATGGAAACCTGGTGACCATCCGCAAGACGTATTCCCTCTCCTCACCCGCGGCAAACAGCAAGGAAACCGGTTTCGAGATGCAAGGAAACGGCACGTGGATCTTCCATCGCGAACTCGGCGTCACCGAATCGATGGATTTCAAGGCCGATCTCGCCATCCAATCCAATAACACCGAGGTCAAGATCCCCGTGACGGTGGCGTTCGAGCGAATGCCCGAAGAGGAGTATGCCGCCCACGTCAAGGCGCGTCAGGAACGCATCGCCGATTTGCAAAAACAGGCGGCCGAACGACGAGCCAGACAGGCGGCTGCCGCCAAAGAACAAGAAGGGAAGCCCTTGACGGAGCAAGTCAAACGCGAAGTGATGGCCGATTTGAACTCGTCACAATGGCCGACCATTGCCAACCGATTGCGGCGGATGAAAGGCTACAAGCCGCACCCGGACGATTTTGACGTCGCGATGCGGGTCAAAGAGTTGCAATCGCACAAGGTGATCGGAGTGAGCATGGCGGCCAAAAACCTTTGGAAGGGGATAGAACCCGTGATCGATACCACCAACCAACCGGCCGCTCCGACCGGTACGAGCAACCCGTTCGCTACGGCAGAGGAGAAGATGGAGGGCGCTCGAGGGATGCGTCAATGGAGCGACAACACGGGTTCCTTCCAAGTCGAAGCTCAATTTGTTCGTATCGACGGTGCAAACGTCGTTTTGGAAAGGGCCGATGGAAAGGAGCTGCGAGTTCCGATCGCCAGATTGAGCACCGCAGATCAAGCGGTCGTCAGATCACTCGCGTCAGAGTAG
- a CDS encoding serine/threonine-protein kinase, producing MSPHFDVCGSNRIEAYLQNRLSAVEESAFESHLENCSWCRQRLEECAAAPSCWHEARDLLTESSWRDHSQPIRNVLEILAPTDQPDMLGRLGTYEISGVVGYGGMGVVLKGFDPSLKRVVAIKVLAPHLATSGASRQRFARECQAAAAVTHDNIIEIYGVAEANGLPYLVMPYVRGPSLQSRIDRQGALPVEEVLRIGHQIAAGLAAAHAQGLVHRDIKPANILLSDGTDRLVITDFGLARAVDDASVTKTGVIAGTPQYMSPEQARGELIEQRSDLFSLGSVLYTLCTGRPPFRANTTYGVLQQISDQTPRNIRDLNPAIPEWLCQIIRQLHRKCPNDRYESADQVARRLEQCLAHVQQPHVHLLPETIPQSRRSVAWSHMPLWLRTFTVLVALGLIGVTMWCLPRTQTIATDPISPATMAPTDASDRLCYQMQSDQEHAFLITIYSELPDVDTQVDGLVVTKVLATDDADYHLRIESDLQLTETFDRHDDRIVNDVGMRHYGNHYRRWSGRRTGHAVLRKTGELISQQGNLELPFALASLPELILPVLPVESKVGLPGTKDRFRIDSEVPKAPIHSDSRIVRFVSGDAQVDFDAAAGMIDSVRFDRTITLVSDNTVQRVPIHAEVIRITSAERLAWESGRGDVGHTPSRETVPLTSDQEDRLLADLQNDRRLLYWLHDLNRRPVASFSSDVADAIAVLSRHPNGSFRTIAQRLVDKMPPEQLNPFRQVE from the coding sequence ATGAGCCCACATTTTGATGTTTGCGGCTCGAATCGGATCGAGGCGTATCTTCAGAATCGATTGAGTGCGGTCGAAGAATCAGCGTTTGAATCACACTTGGAGAACTGTTCCTGGTGTCGCCAACGTCTGGAAGAATGTGCCGCAGCTCCCTCGTGTTGGCACGAAGCCCGCGACCTGCTCACCGAGTCGTCATGGCGGGATCACTCGCAACCGATTCGCAATGTGCTGGAAATACTGGCTCCGACGGATCAGCCCGACATGCTCGGCCGACTGGGCACTTACGAAATCAGCGGCGTGGTCGGATACGGCGGCATGGGAGTTGTGCTGAAAGGGTTCGATCCGTCACTGAAACGCGTGGTGGCCATCAAGGTCCTGGCACCCCATTTGGCGACCAGCGGTGCGTCGCGTCAACGGTTCGCACGCGAGTGCCAGGCTGCCGCCGCTGTGACTCATGACAACATCATCGAGATCTACGGTGTCGCTGAAGCCAATGGACTACCGTATCTGGTGATGCCCTACGTACGCGGCCCATCGCTGCAATCGCGTATCGACCGTCAGGGCGCGTTACCGGTGGAAGAGGTACTGCGAATCGGACACCAAATCGCGGCGGGATTGGCCGCCGCTCACGCGCAAGGTTTGGTGCATCGCGACATCAAGCCGGCAAACATCCTGCTTAGCGATGGGACCGACCGATTGGTCATCACCGATTTCGGATTGGCGCGGGCTGTCGATGACGCTTCGGTGACCAAGACGGGAGTGATTGCGGGAACCCCGCAGTACATGTCGCCTGAACAGGCACGAGGCGAATTGATCGAACAGCGATCGGATTTATTCAGTTTGGGGAGTGTCCTGTACACGCTCTGCACGGGCCGCCCACCGTTTCGCGCAAACACCACGTATGGGGTCCTGCAACAAATCTCCGACCAGACCCCTCGTAACATTCGTGATTTGAACCCCGCCATTCCCGAATGGCTGTGCCAGATCATTCGTCAGCTGCACCGCAAATGCCCGAACGATCGGTACGAATCGGCAGATCAAGTCGCTCGCCGACTGGAGCAGTGCTTGGCCCACGTGCAACAGCCCCACGTTCACCTGCTGCCCGAAACGATCCCACAATCACGTCGTTCGGTCGCGTGGTCGCACATGCCCCTGTGGCTGCGAACGTTTACGGTTTTAGTAGCACTCGGTTTAATCGGCGTAACGATGTGGTGTCTGCCGCGGACACAAACCATCGCGACTGATCCAATCTCCCCCGCAACGATGGCGCCAACGGATGCCTCGGACCGACTGTGCTATCAGATGCAATCGGATCAGGAGCATGCTTTTCTGATTACGATTTACTCGGAGCTTCCCGACGTGGATACTCAGGTCGACGGTTTGGTCGTCACAAAAGTTCTTGCGACCGATGACGCTGACTATCACTTGAGAATCGAAAGCGATCTTCAACTGACTGAAACGTTCGACCGGCACGACGATCGAATCGTCAATGACGTCGGGATGCGTCATTACGGAAATCACTATCGACGCTGGAGTGGCCGCCGAACCGGTCACGCCGTCCTCCGCAAGACCGGTGAATTGATCTCACAGCAAGGCAACCTGGAGCTACCCTTCGCATTGGCGTCACTTCCGGAATTGATACTGCCGGTATTGCCGGTCGAATCGAAGGTCGGTTTGCCGGGCACAAAAGACAGGTTTCGTATCGATTCAGAGGTGCCGAAAGCCCCTATTCATTCCGACAGCCGAATTGTCCGCTTTGTATCCGGTGATGCCCAGGTCGACTTTGACGCGGCTGCCGGAATGATCGATTCGGTACGATTTGATCGCACCATCACGTTGGTTTCGGACAACACAGTGCAGCGGGTACCGATTCATGCCGAAGTTATCCGAATCACTTCGGCGGAGCGGCTAGCATGGGAAAGCGGTCGCGGCGATGTAGGTCACACGCCGTCTCGCGAGACGGTCCCGCTGACGTCGGATCAGGAGGATCGTCTATTGGCCGACCTGCAAAATGACCGTCGACTCTTGTATTGGCTTCACGACTTGAATCGCCGTCCCGTCGCCAGTTTCTCAAGCGATGTGGCCGATGCGATTGCCGTGCTAAGCCGTCACCCCAACGGTTCATTCCGCACCATCGCCCAGCGTCTGGTCGACAAGATGCCTCCCGAACAACTCAACCCGTTTCGACAAGTGGAGTAA
- a CDS encoding RNA polymerase sigma factor, translated as MTDFPETRESLIRRVKDTGDRCAWEEFSSMYRPVIYRVAKSRGMQDADAQDLAQQVLLAVSSAIGRWEKQCAETKFRHWLSRITRNAVVKFMTRGPRDVAVGGTGMLDWLEECPDPDSETAQRFDLEYRRQLYLTASDQVRRKIQPQSWQIFQMTVLDGGSIEDAARQTDRTIGSVYAVRSRVMRQLREAVSRLEADQS; from the coding sequence ATGACTGATTTTCCAGAAACCCGAGAAAGCCTGATCCGTCGCGTCAAAGACACGGGCGACCGGTGCGCCTGGGAAGAGTTTTCGAGCATGTATCGCCCCGTCATCTATCGTGTGGCGAAATCCCGCGGGATGCAGGACGCCGACGCGCAGGACCTGGCACAACAGGTGCTTCTGGCCGTTTCATCGGCCATTGGTCGCTGGGAAAAACAATGCGCCGAGACGAAATTTCGCCACTGGCTGAGCCGGATCACGCGAAACGCGGTGGTTAAATTCATGACCCGCGGGCCTCGTGATGTAGCCGTCGGAGGCACCGGAATGCTGGACTGGCTGGAGGAGTGTCCCGATCCGGATTCTGAAACGGCCCAACGGTTCGATCTGGAATACCGACGTCAACTCTATCTCACGGCATCCGATCAAGTCCGACGCAAGATTCAGCCTCAATCCTGGCAGATCTTCCAGATGACCGTTTTGGACGGGGGCTCGATCGAGGACGCGGCTCGCCAGACGGATCGTACCATCGGGAGCGTCTACGCCGTTCGCAGTCGCGTCATGCGTCAGCTGCGCGAAGCGGTGTCGCGTTTGGAGGCCGACCAATCATGA